A single genomic interval of Buteo buteo chromosome 20, bButBut1.hap1.1, whole genome shotgun sequence harbors:
- the TPMT gene encoding thiopurine S-methyltransferase isoform X1, translated as MERSADGVLEGSDIGSQKDRVVTEEEWLQKWETGNIGFHKEQGHPLFQKYLDVLLNGRSGLRVFFPLCGKAVEMKWLADMGHSVVGVEVSEQALKEFFAEHSLPYCEEPVPEISGAKKLRSASGNISLYCCSIYDLSSSIVGKFDGVWDRGSLVAVNPCDRQRYVSLMITLMEKNSSYLLVTVSYDPNKHKGPPFYVPESEIKSLFGNHCEIKCLQKVDDFSDRHRQWGLDYFLESWEEETFLFLFGRCH; from the exons ATGGAGCGCTCGGCAGATGGGGTGCTGGAAGGCTCTGATATTGGGTCACAGAAAGACAGAGTGGTGACCGAGGAGGAATGGCTGCAAAAATGGGAAACGGGTAACATCGGGTTTCACAAGGAACAAGGGCATCC GCTCTTCCAGAAGTATCTGGATGTTCTTTTAAATGGCAGGAGTGGACTGAGGGTATTTTTCCCACTTTGTGGTAAAGCAGTAGAGATGAAATG GCTGGCGGATATGGGACACAGCGTGGTTGGTGTGGAAGTCAGTGAGCAAGCGCTGAAGGAATTTTTTGCAGAACACAGTCTGCCTTATTGCGAGGAGCCAGTCCCGGAGATCTCAGGAGCAAAAAAGTTGCGG AGTGCCTCTGGGAACATTTCTCTGTACTGCTGCAGTATTTATGATTTGTCCAG CTCAATAGTTGGCAAGTTTGATGGGGTTTGGGACAGAGGATCTCTAGTAGCTGTGAATCCATGCGACAGACAACG CTATGTCAGTTTGATGATCACCCTAATGGAGAAAAATTCTTCTTATCTCCTCGTTACGGTTTCATATGAtccaaacaaacacaaag GCCCACCGTTTTATGTTCCtgaatctgaaattaaaagcttGTTTG gcAACCACTGTGAGATTAAGTGTCTTCAAAAAGTTGATGACTTCTCAGACAGACACAGACAATGGGGACTAGATTATTTTCTGGAG AGCTGGGAAGAAGAAACgttcctgtttctttttggCCGTTGCCATTAG
- the TPMT gene encoding thiopurine S-methyltransferase isoform X2 — protein MERSADGVLEGSDIGSQKDRVVTEEEWLQKWETGNIGFHKEQGHPLFQKYLDVLLNGRSGLRVFFPLCGKAVEMKWLADMGHSVVGVEVSEQALKEFFAEHSLPYCEEPVPEISGAKKLRSASGNISLYCCSIYDLSSSIVGKFDGVWDRGSLVAVNPCDRQRYVSLMITLMEKNSSYLLVTVSYDPNKHKGPPFYVPESEIKSLFGNHCEIKCLQKVDDFSDRHRQWGLDYFLEVLYILKFVA, from the exons ATGGAGCGCTCGGCAGATGGGGTGCTGGAAGGCTCTGATATTGGGTCACAGAAAGACAGAGTGGTGACCGAGGAGGAATGGCTGCAAAAATGGGAAACGGGTAACATCGGGTTTCACAAGGAACAAGGGCATCC GCTCTTCCAGAAGTATCTGGATGTTCTTTTAAATGGCAGGAGTGGACTGAGGGTATTTTTCCCACTTTGTGGTAAAGCAGTAGAGATGAAATG GCTGGCGGATATGGGACACAGCGTGGTTGGTGTGGAAGTCAGTGAGCAAGCGCTGAAGGAATTTTTTGCAGAACACAGTCTGCCTTATTGCGAGGAGCCAGTCCCGGAGATCTCAGGAGCAAAAAAGTTGCGG AGTGCCTCTGGGAACATTTCTCTGTACTGCTGCAGTATTTATGATTTGTCCAG CTCAATAGTTGGCAAGTTTGATGGGGTTTGGGACAGAGGATCTCTAGTAGCTGTGAATCCATGCGACAGACAACG CTATGTCAGTTTGATGATCACCCTAATGGAGAAAAATTCTTCTTATCTCCTCGTTACGGTTTCATATGAtccaaacaaacacaaag GCCCACCGTTTTATGTTCCtgaatctgaaattaaaagcttGTTTG gcAACCACTGTGAGATTAAGTGTCTTCAAAAAGTTGATGACTTCTCAGACAGACACAGACAATGGGGACTAGATTATTTTCTGGAGGTGCTGTATATACTAAAGTTTGTAGCTTGA
- the NHLRC1 gene encoding E3 ubiquitin-protein ligase NHLRC1 produces MAAENEAELSLLECRVCFERYGPGGRRRPRNLPCGHVLCQACVGALSGSGSRGLECPFCRRACRAAETSDCLPLLQLLEVLGPAGAGVPSALGRSGGAEGPLPAGLGLRLALGGWGSLVNPTGVAACRRSGRLAVAHDGKKRIHVFGPSGGCLWRFGERGDAGNDIKYPLDVTVASDGHVVVTDGGDRSVKAFDFEGRGVLAVREGFRLPWGLDATPEGEVILTDSEAGALYRLTADFKTGRLKKCGMIRSQLVSPRGVAVCQTSGAIAVIEHLKAQGPNGGSTRVKIFSAEMDLVGQVDSFGLNLVFPSRIYATAVAFDKEGRVIVTDVCSQAVICLGNPKEFPIFNPLISHGLSYPVGLTYTANDSLVVLDSGDHSVKIYSST; encoded by the coding sequence ATGGCGGCGGAGAACGAGGCGGAGCTGAGCCTTTTGGAGTGCCGGGTGTGCTTCGAACGGTACGGGCCCGGAGGGCGACGGCGGCCTCGGAACCTGCCCTGCGGTCACGTCCTCTGCCAGGCTTGCGTCGGGGCCCTCAGCGGGTCGGGAAGCCGGGGGCTGGAGTGTCCTTTCTGCCGGCGGGCCTGCCGCGCCGCCGAGACCAGCGACTGCCTgccgctgctgcagctgctggaggtgctgggCCCAGCCGGCGCCGGCGTCCCCTCGGCCTTGGGGAGGAGCGGAGGGGCCGAAGGGCCGCTCCCCGCGGGCTTGGGGCTCCGGCTGgccctggggggctgggggtcgtTGGTGAACCCCACCGGGGTGGCGGCTTGCCGGAGGTCGGGGCGTCTGGCGGTGGCACACGACGGCAAGAAGAGGATCCACGTCTTCGGGCCGAGCGGGGGATGCCTGTGGCGGTTCGGGGAACGGGGGGACGCCGGCAACGACATCAAGTACCCGCTTGACGTGACGGTCGCGTCGGACGGGCACGTGGTGGTCACCGACGGCGGGGACCGCTCCGTGAAGGCCTTTGATTTTGAGGGAAGGGGGGTCCTGGCTGTCCGGGAAGGCTTCCGTTTGCCCTGGGGCTTGGATGCCACCCCCGAGGGCGAAGTAATCCTGACGGATTCGGAGGCGGGTGCTCTCTACCGCTTGACGGCCGACTTCAAGACGGGGAGATTAAAGAAGTGTGGGATGATCCGGTCTCAGCTCGTCAGCCCAAGGGGGGTTGCTGTCTGCCAGACCTCGGGTGCTATCGCTGTCATAGAGCACCTGAAAGCTCAGGGACCGAACGGCGGCAGCACCCGAGTGAAGATATTCAGTGCAGAGATGGATCTCGTCGGCCAGGTGGATAGCTTCGGTCTGAACCTCGTTTTCCCCTCCAGAATATATGCTACGGCTGTGGCCTTTGACAAAGAGGGTCGCGTTATAGTAACGGATGTCTGTAGCCAGGCCGTGATATGCTTAGGGAATCCCAAGGAGTTTCCCATCTTTAACCCTCTAATTAGCCACGGGCTTTCTTATCCTGTAGGACTGACTTACACGGCAAACGATTCCCTCGTCGTTTTAGACAGCGGCGATCATTCAGTAAAAATATATAGCTCCACCTGA